In a single window of the Gadus macrocephalus chromosome 6, ASM3116895v1 genome:
- the LOC132458911 gene encoding protein rapunzel-like isoform X1 has protein sequence MSEEILEDRAKLKQGLIKVLECVACISSAAAVVNPIFGVAGSLIRVVLHQVDDEDIRTLKREFGTVNRSLDAITQQNRDALLRIRKETLDGQYGRVEENLRHQFRLYMKFVEAPAGARQRRKDDFEEGYGNELGDQNLHTLYEGVVGKTKLFSRPVLEVYLRCSGYDRATMENLCTRLTYLFCIGLIALMGYAAVIGDDEESLGEEWAENMKHVQAKMQEALSKCK, from the coding sequence ATGTCGGAGGAAATCCTGGAGGACCGCGCCAAGCTGAAGCAGGGGCTGATCAAGGTGCTGGAGTGCGTGGCGTGCATCTCGTCGGCCGCCGCCGTGGTCAACCCCATCTTCGGCGTGGCGGGCTCGCTGATCCGCGTGGTCCTCCACCAGGTGGACGACGAGGACATCCGCACCCTGAAGCGCGAGTTCGGCACCGTCAACCGGTCCCTGGACGCCATCACCCAGCAGAACCGCGACGCGCTGCTGCGCATCAGGAAGGAGACGCTCGACGGCCAGTACGGCCGCGTGGAGGAGAACCTCCGCCACCAGTTCCGCCTCTACATGAAGTTCGTGGAGGCGCCCGCGGGCGCTCGCCAGCGCCGCAAGGACGACTTCGAGGAGGGCTACGGCAACGAGCTGGGCGACCAGAACCTGCACACGCTGTACGAGGGCGTGGTGGGCAAGACCAAGCTGTTCAGCCGGCCCGTCCTGGAGGTGTACCTGCGCTGCTCGGGCTACGACCGCGCCACCATGGAGAACCTGTGCACGCGGCTCACCTACCTGTTCTGCATCGGCCTCATCGCCCTCATGGGCTACGCCGCCGTCATCGGCGACGACGAGGAGTCCCTGGGCGAGGAGTGGGCCGAGAACATGAAGCACGTGCAGGCGAAGATGCAGGAGGCGCTTAGCAAGTGCAAGTGa
- the LOC132458911 gene encoding uncharacterized protein LOC132458911 isoform X2 gives MTPSYPRAPPPPPPDPTGGAVGLEPRGAARHVDRQALERAWLDELSATYGEREAAIRRQYAAACRALTPAGGHAPAHAHARARAREFRQAFEREKSELGLEVLYRGVVGGGRGLVFGRPLLEVHRELCGGSRVAMETRCAHLLGVLGMGLAALAAYTAVTEDDLEQVERKWAPRVEEVRARVEEVLRACS, from the coding sequence atgacGCCCTCGTACCcccgcgctcctcctcctcctcctcctgaccccACCGGGGGCGCTGTGGGCCTGGAGCCAAGGGGCGCGGCCCGCCATGTGGACCGGCAGGCCCTGGAGCGGGCGTGGCTGGACGAGCTCAGCGCCACCTACGGCGAGCGCGAGGCGGCCATCCGGCGCCAGTACGCCGCCGCCTGCCGCGCCCTGACGCCGGCgggaggccacgcccccgcccacgcccacgcccgCGCCCGCGCCCGAGAGTTCCGCCAGGCGTTTGAGCGGGAGAAGAGCGAGCTGGGCCTGGAGGTGCTGTACCGGGGCGTGgtcggcggggggcggggcctggtgtTCGGCCGGCCCCTCCTGGAGGTCCACCGGGAGCTGTGCGGCGGGAGCAGGGTCGCCATGGAGACCAGGTGCGCCCACCTGCTGGGCGTGCTGGGCATGGGCCTGGCGGCGCTGGCGGCATACACGGCCGTAACCGAGGACGACCTGGAGCAGGTGGAGCGGAAGTGGGCgcccagggtggaggaggtgcgggCGAGGGTGGAGGAAGTGCTGCGCGCGTGTAGCTAG